Proteins from a genomic interval of Schistocerca serialis cubense isolate TAMUIC-IGC-003099 chromosome 11, iqSchSeri2.2, whole genome shotgun sequence:
- the LOC126426450 gene encoding uncharacterized protein LOC126426450: MSSTRFFIPKKPQDQIRITSAPTNTTSSSSPCSKNRNHLNFGHTSKMTREMENCPFSPSGHFLMTNGKNQLTLLDENEDFSHNLNSGTKSSHLPSVDGTPYYLRPAARHYGSCCHLAVIPYITRSWHSAESPSNLEYCTCTQAEVASYLFTFVDFQQKTHSKFLSGTLINSITALISSYQDENVLIDAEHPLYDNKNARKESLERVATKVAQVLQGITTDDCKAKFSILRSHCGAELKIRQSESSGSSGTVCTMQTESLVVRSFTFFMTPCESRYNIPNSVVDSPPCTSNSEGPDITTDVTKRLT, encoded by the exons ATGTCATCTACAAGATTTTTTATTCCCAAAAAGCCTCAAGACCAAATTAGGATAACTAGTGCACCTACCAACACCACCTCCAGTAGCAGTCCTTGCAGCAAAAACAGAAACCACCTCAACTTCGGCCACACAAGTAAAATGACCAGAGAGATGGAGAACTGCCCCTTTTCACCATCAGGACATTTTCTTATGACCAATGGGAAAAACCAACTCACACTTCTAGATGAGAATGAAGATTTCTCACACAATTTAAATTCAGGAACAAAG AGTTCACACCTACCCTCTGTCGACGGTACTCCGTATTACCTCCGACCGGCCGCTCGCCACTACGGCAGCTGCTGCCACCTCGCGGTGATCCCCTACATTACGAGGAGCTGGCACAGTGCAGAATCACCGTCAAATTTGGAATACTGCACATGTACGCAAGCTGAAGTTGCGTCATATTTGTTTACGTTTGTGGATTTCCAGCAGAAGACACACAGCAAATTTTTGAGCGGAACTCTAATA AATTCCATCACTGCCCTGATTTCTTCATATCAGGACGAAAACGTATTAATAGATGCAGAACATCCGCTGTACGACAACAAG AATGCAAGGAAAGAGAGTTTGGAACGTGTAGCAACGAAAGTTGCACAAGTCTTACAAGGTATTACCACCGATGACTGCAAGGCAAAATTCTCAATTTTGCGCTCTCACTGCGGCGCTGAACTGAAAATACGCCAGAGCGAGAGTAGTGGCTCATCCGGCACCGTATGCACTATGCAGACCGAGAGTCTGGTCGTTCGGTCATTTACATTCTTCATGACACCATGTGAAAGCCGGTATAATATTCCGAACAGTGTT GTTGATAGCCCGCCATGTACATCGAACAGTGAAGGCCCAGATATCACAACTGATGTAACTAAAAGACTCACTTGA